One window of Acipenser ruthenus chromosome 17, fAciRut3.2 maternal haplotype, whole genome shotgun sequence genomic DNA carries:
- the adprm gene encoding manganese-dependent ADP-ribose/CDP-alcohol diphosphatase, which translates to MEENAQPLFTFGVIADIQYADIEDGFNFLQTRKRYYRNSISLLNSATEKWNAEPVQPSFILQLGDIIDGFNKPRKASEKALETVVNGFNKCKAKAHHAWGNHEFYNFSRDYLMDSVLNSKHLESTSEFQSAKHVEEKNPEPSYSYHFSPAPNFRFVLLDAYDLSIIGRGEPSRKYYQSLKYLQEHNKNTNLNFPPEPTGMKQQFVEFNGGFSGEQLDWLNKVLTFADNNQEKVTVMCHLPIYPASTSPICLAWNYEEALSVLHSHQCVVCFMAGHDHDGGYCVDECGIHHLTLEGVIETPPDSNAFGTMYVYEDRMILKGNGRVKDRILLYPPF; encoded by the exons atggaagaaaacGCACAACCACTGTTCACTTTTGGAGTTATAGCAGATATACAGTATGCTGATATTGAAGACGGCTTCAACTTTCTACAGACAAGGAAGAGATATTACAGAAACAGTATCAGTTTATTGAACAGTGCTACAGAGAAGTGGAATGCGGAGCCAGTCCAACCCAGTTTTATTCTACAGCTTGGTGATATTATTGATGGGTTTAATAAACCACGCAAAGCCTCGGAAAAGGCTCTTGAAACAGTAGTAAATGGGTTTAATAAATGCAAAGCTAAAGCCCATCATGCCTGGGGCAACCATGAATTTTACAACTTCAGCAGGGATTACCTAATGGACTCTGTTCTTAATAGTAAACACTTGGAAAGCACTTCCGAGTTTCAATCTGCTAAACATGTTGAGGAAAAAAACCCAGAGCCAAGCTATTCGTACCATTTTAGCCCTGCTCCTAATTTCCGGTTTGTGTTGCTTGACGCCTATGACTTAAGCATAATAGGAAGAGGAGAACCAAGCAGGAAATACTACCAGTCTCTTAAATATCTACAAGAACATAACAAGAATACCAATCTTAATTTTCCCCCAG AACCTACAGGAATGAAACAGCAGTTTGTCGAGTTCAATGGAGGATTCAGCGGAGAGCAGCTTGACTGGTTAAACAAAGTTCTCACCTTTGCAGATAATAACCAAGAAAAGGTCACAGTTATGT GTCATCTTCCCATATACCCAGCCTCTACAAGCCCCATCTGTCTTGCATGGAACTATGAAGAGGCGCTTTCTGTCTTGCACTCCCACCAGTGTGTGGTGTGTTTCATGGCAGGCCATGATCATGACGGTGGTTACTGCGTGGATGAGTGTGGAATACATCACCTTACATTGGAAGGGGTGATTGAAACGCCACCAGACAGCAATGCATTTGGTACAATGTACGTATATGAGGACAGAATGATTTTAAAGGGAAACGGTAGAGTTAAAGACAGAATACTTCTGTACCCACCATTTTAA